The Sphingomonas carotinifaciens genomic sequence GCACAACGAGGCGCTGGCGCTGATCGACCTGATGGTACAGCCGGCGGTGGTGGAGGTGGGGCGCGATGCGCCGCCGGCCGCACCCGTGCCGGGGGAGGCATGGGTGGTCGGGCGGACGCCGGAAGGTGCCTGGGCCGGGCATGCCGATGCGCTGGCGGGGTGGACCGGGGGCGGGTGGCGCTTCGTGGTTCCCTGGGCCGGGTTCGCGGTATGGAACCGGGCGGATCGCAGCCCGGCACGGTTCGATGGCGAGGCCTGGCGGCGAGCGGGGCCGGTGCCGGTGATCGGTGCCCCGGCGGGTGGCGATGCGATCGATGCCGAGGCGCGCGTGGCGATCGGTTCCATGCTGGCCCTGATGCGCGCGCAGGGCTGGATCACCGGCTGATTTATAGCATCTTACGTAGAGGTAATCCGGTCGGAGGATCGTTTCGTCGCCAGTCCAGAACGGTCCGACTGCTGAAGAAAGTTGTGCCTTTCGAGCAACACCTTGCGGTTTTTGTCGGCTTGCACGGAAACCAACCCTCCGATAGTGAGTTTGCGCTGTCCGTAGTGACAACCAAGAAAGGGGACTATGATGCGGAAGATTGCCATTGTTCTGGCACTCGCCTCCACCGCTCTGGCTTCGCCCGCCCTCGCCCGCGACAAGTCGTGGTACGTAGGCGTCGAAGGCGGTGCGATGATCGTCGAAGATATCGATTATGATATCACCGGCTCGCGCACCGGCGTGGCTAGCGTCGACCATGATTACGGCTACGACGTCGACGCCGTGATGGGTTATGATTTCGGCGGTTTCCGCCTCGAAACCGAGGTCGGCTATCGCAAGGCAACCGTGGACGGCTTCTCGTCGACCACGCTGACCAACACCGGCATCGGTGCGGGCACCGTTGCAGCGGGCAACTATGATTATGCCGGCGGCTCCAGCTCGGCGCTCAGCTTCATGCTGAACGGCCTGCTCGACTTCGGTGAAGACGATTCGATCCAGGGCTTTGTCGGCGGCGGCGTCGGCGTTGCACGCGTCAAGGCGAACTATGCGCTCAACCAGCGTGCAGACTTCCTGGACGACTCCGACACGGTCTTCGCATGGCAGGCTCTCGCGGGTATCCGCGCGCCGCTGAGCGAGAACCTGGACGCGACGCTGAAGTATCGCTTCTTCAACGCCGAGAACGTCCGTCTGGTCGACATCGCGAACAACACGCATGACGGTCGTTTCCGGTCGCACTCGATCCTGGGTGGCCTGACCTACAACTTCGGTGAGCCGACGCCTCCGCCGCCGCCGCCGCCGCCGCCGCCGCCCCCGCCGCCTCCTCCGCCTCCGCCGCCGCCGCCGGCTCCGGAAGTGGTGTGCTCGCCGGGTCCGTTCATCGTGTTCTTCGAGTGGGACAAGTCGGACATCACCCCGGAGGCCGCGTCGATCCTCGACAACGCCGTCACGCAGTACCAGTCGTGCGGCAACGCACAGGTCATGCTGGCCGGTTACACCGACACCTCGGGCGCCGCGCAGTACAATGTGGGCCTCTCGCAGCGTCGTGCAGACGCGGTGAAGGCGTACATGACCTCGCGTTCGATCCCGGACGGCGTGATCTCGACGGAAGCGTTCGGCGAAACCCGCCTGCGCGTCCAGACCGCCGACGGCGTGCGCGAAGTGCAGAACCGTCGCGTGGAAGTCACCTACGGGCCCGGCTCGGGCCAGTAAGCCCAGCCAGCCTTTGGCTGACACGCGAGAGGGAGGTCGACGCAAGTCGGCCTCCCTTTTGTTTTGCGGGCCTCAGGGAGCGGCATGTCGATGGCCCGGAAAGGGCGTTGTGAGAGCGCTTCGGATGCCCGGTCGGCTTGGAACAGGATGACATCCCACCTCGGTCCCTTCCTGTCGAAGCGAGATGGGGTTCGCGCGTATCCGCAGCGCGTGTCGATATTGCTGCATGCCGCGACACCTCCGATACACCGTCTCGCTGCGCGGCGTTGCCGCTTCCCGACGTTGAACCGCGGCGGACGGGGTTTGGATCGACCCTATGTCACCGGACTTCGGCCATAGCGGATGGAGCCTTTCATGTTCGATCCATCCCCTCACCTTTGCCGACGCGCGCTGCTGGCGGGCATGATCGCGGCACCGGTGGTTGGCGCGCGCCAGGCCATGGCAGCGCCGCACAATCTTGCGGACCTTGCCGCTGATCTGGAGCGGCGGATCGGCGGCCGTCTGGGCGTGGCCCATTTCGTGCCACGGACGGAAATGTTGCGCGGCCATCGGCTAGAGCAGCGCTTCCCCATGTGCAGCACGTTCAAGCTGCTTGCCGTCGCGGCGATCCTGGCACGGGTCGACGGACGCCGCGATCATCTGGATGCGCCCGTGGCGGTGCGCGAGGCGGACCGGGTGGCACATGCGCCAGTGACCGGGCCGCATATCGGGGGCACGATGACCCTGGCCGATCTTTGTGCGGCGGCAATGCAGGAGAGCGACAATGTCGCTGCGAACCTGTTGCTGCGGCGACTGGGCGGGCCCGCGGGGATCACCGCCTATGCGCAGAGCCTGGGCGACCGGGCGACACGGCTCGACCGGTGGGAACCCGATCTGAACAGTGCGCTGCCCGGCGATCCGCGCGATACGACCACCCCCGCAGCGATGGCACGGCTGGCGGGTCGGATCCTGGAGGGCGACAGTCTGCGTCCCCCATCCTGTGCGTTGCTGCGGCGATGGATGACGCAGACGCGTACCGGCCTGACCCGCATCCGCGCGGGCCTTCCCCACAGCTGGAGCGTCGGCGACAAGACGGGCAGCGGCGCCAACGGCACGGCCAACGACGTCGCCTGGTTCCACCCGCCCGGCCGCGACCCAGCGATACTTGCCATCTTTCTGACGGATACGCAGGCAAGTGCCACGGCGCGCGATGCGGTGTTCGCCACCATCGCGCACCACGTCGCCGCGCGGCGCTGATGCCCTATGCCAGCGCGGGAGCCAGCCAGGCCGGTATCAGCGCGTCACCCAATGCCTCCACCCGGCGATGTTCCACCATCAGGCCGAGTTCGGGATAGGTGGCGCGTGTGCGGTCGCCCGCCTCGCCGAGCGGCGCGACGATCAGGCGGCGGTTGACCTTGGACCGGTGATGCATCCGCGCGGTATTCTCCTGCCCGACGTAGCAGCCCTTGGTGAAGCTGACGCCGTTCAACTCGCGGGCATTGCATTCCAGCCACAGGGTTTCGCCCGCACCGAGTTCGCCCACCCCTTCGGTGACGCCGAGGCGAAGGCGATGCGCGTCCCAGCCTTGCGCCGCCACGCCCGCGGGGGCGAGCCAGCGATGGCCGAGCGCGGCGAGGCGTGGATCGGGCACACCGCGGTCGCCCTGCATGTTCCAGTGCACCGCCAGATCGGTGCGCTCGATGGCGATCGCGCGGCGCAGGCGATACAGTGCGAGCCGGCGCAACAGCGCCTCCGCCTGATCCGCCTCCGCATCGATCAGCACCGCGTCCTCGTCCGCCCAGAGCAGGAAATCGAACAGGACCTTGCCCTGGGGGCTGAGCAGTGCGGTCCATTGCGGCGTCTGCGGGGTGAGCAGCGCGACGTCCTGCGTCACCAGCGCCTGCAGGAAGCCGCGAACATCGTCGCCGGACAGGCGCAGCACGGCGCGGGTTTCAAGGGTCGTTCCCGGGGTGGTCTCGTTCATGCCCTCAAGGTAGGAGGGCGCACGCAACCGTGAAAGGCCCGGCCATGACGACGTTCGACCTCACCCTCACCGGCGGCACCGTGCACACCCCCGGTGGCCCCATCCGCGCCGATGTCGGGGTGCGGGACGGGCGGATCGTTCATATCGGGCCGGTGGGCGATGCGGGGCGCCGCGTCGATTGCACCGGGCTCGACATCCTGCCCGGCGTGATCGACACGCAAGTGCATTTCCGCGAGCCCGGCCTGGTCCACAAGGAGGATCTGGCGAGCGGCAGCCGCGCAGCAGTGATGGGCGGCGTAACCGCGGTGTTCGAAATGCCCAACACCAAGCCGAACACCGATTCGGCCGAAGCGATCGCCGACAAGCTGTCCCGCGCCAAAGGCATGTATTGCGACCACGCCTTTTATGTCGGCGCGACGCACCACAATCCGCAGGCGCTGGCCGAGCTGGAACGGATGCCGGGCACTGCGGGGGTGAAGATCTTCATGGGCGCCTCCACCGGCGACCTGCTGGTCAGCGACGATGAAACGCTCAGCGAGGTGCTGCGTCACGGGGCGCGCCGCGTCGCGATCCATGCCGAGGACGAGGACCGGATGAACGCGCGCCTGTCCGAACGGATCGATGGCGATCCCGCCTCGCACCCCGTATGGCGCGACGACGAGAGCGCCTTGCTGGCCACGCGTCGCATCCTGCGGCTGGCGCGCGAGGCGGGGCGGCGCATCCATATCCTGCACGTCACCACGCCCGCCGAACTGGAATATATCGCCGGGCACAAGGACATCGCGACCTGCGAGGTGACGCCGCAACACCTGACGCTGGCGGGTGAAGAGGCGTATCCGCGCCTTGGCACCTGGGCGCAGATGAACCCGCCGATCCGCTCGGGCGCGCACCGCGACGGCCTGTGGCACTGGCTGAACCAGGGCGTGCCCGACGTCATCGGTTCCGACCATGCGCCGCACACGGTGGAGGAAAAGGCCAAGCCCTATCCGCAGTCGCCCAGCGGCATGCCGGGAGTGCAGACGCTGCTGCCGCTGTTGCTCGACCATGCCGCCCACGGCCGGCTGACGCTGCAACGCGTGATCGAGCTGACCAGCGCGGGTGCGCAGCGCGTGTTCGGCATCGTCGGCAAGGGGCGGATCGCGGCGGGCTATGACGCCGACTTCACGATCGTCGACCTGAAGAAGCGGTGGACCGTCGAGGAGCCGTGGCTGCAATCGCGCTGCGGCTGGTCGCCCTTCACCGGCGTGGAGCTGACCGGCAAGCCGGTCGGCACGATCGTCCGCGGTCAGGTGGCGATGTGGGAAGATACGCTGGCCGACGCACCGACCGGCGCGCCGATCAACTTCGAATCGGTGGCGTTCGGCTGATCGTGCGGGGCGGGGGAGCGGACGGCTCCCCCGGCCGGATCAGAAGGGCAGCCAGCGCGAATTGTGGGTGAAGTTCATATAGCCGACATTCACACCCGCGCGCCAGCCGACGCCCAAGCGCACCGGGATCAGCACGACGTTGCCGCGGCGCAAATAGGTGGCGGCGAACCCGCCGACGAAATACAGCCGGCCCTCCGCGGCCGGGAAGCGGTGGAACAGCTCCTCGGTATCGTAGAGGTTGTAGACGAGGACGAAGACCTTGTTGGCATCGCCACCGATATCGAAGCCGAGCGACGGACCGGTCCAGTAGACCGGCATCTGCCCCTCCACCTTGTGCGTCATGATGCCCGATCCGTAGCGGACGCCGACGACGAACGCGCCGGAGGCTTCGCGGCCGGCGATATAGGCGTTGGGGCGGCCCTGTTCCTTCAGGATGCGCTCCAGCATCCCGCCCAAGCCTTCCGCGCCCTTGCCGAACACGCCCTCGCCCGCTGCCAGCAGGTCGTCCCGCTCGAAGGTTTCGGAGGCTTGGGTGGTGGCGGTGGCGCGGGCCTCCGATCCGCTCTGGCCGGTGGTGGCGGGCGGCGGCGTTGATGGCGTATCCTGCGGCGGCACCGGGGCGGGCTGAGCAGGGCGCGAGGGCGTGGTGGCGCGCGGCGGCGGCGACGGCTGCGTCTGCAGGTCGCTGTCGATCGCCTGATTGGGATCGATGGTGCGCACCTGCGCCGTGCCGGGCCCGCCGGCGGCCATCAGCGCGGTGGCCGCTGCGATCCAGATGCTCCGCTTCACTTCACACTTCCCCCGCTAGACGGCATGGGCACAAGCTTAACCAGCCCGGGCCTTGCGACGCAATGAACGACGTTTGCGCTGATACCGCAATTTCTCGTCGCAATGGGTGCAAGTCCTGGTTGATCGCCTCCCCCGGCCCCGCTATAGCCGCGGCTCGCCGCATCCGGAGACGTGGGTGAGTGGCTGAAACCAACGCTTTGCTAAAGCGTCGTACGGGAAACCGTACCGAGGGTTCGAATCCCTCCGTCTCCGCCAGCGGCCTCGCCCCTCAATAGCGTACCGATAGCGATGCCAAGACCGAGCGCGGGGCGCCGGGATAGATCCATTGTGCGCTGTAGCTGCTTTGCGCATAGGTCTGGTTCAGGATGTTATCGACCTCGATACGCGCGGTGATCCGGTCGGTCAGCGCGTATCCGATGCTTGCCTTTGCCTTTACATAGCCGTCCAGGCGCAGGTCGCTGCCGTCCAGCGCGGCGGCGCGGGGGCCGACATAGCTGGCGCCGGCCGCGAGATCGACATGCTGCGCCCCCACGGGCACCGTTGCGAACAGTTGCAGCGTACCGGCATGGCGAGGCACGTTCAGCACGTCGGAGCTGGGGATGTTCGGATCGCGCGCCTTTGCGTCGGTAAAGGCGTAGTTGCCGATCAGCCGCACCCCGCGCGCCAGGTCGACCTCGCCGTCGAATTCCACGCCCTGCGAGCGGATGCGCCCGGTGGTGAGGAAGTTCGGTTCCGCCAGATCGGTGACCAGCACGTTCTGCTTGGAAACGTGGAACCAGCTTGCCGCGGCACGGAAGGACGGCAGCACGACCTTGGCGCCGACCTCCCACCCACGACCGGTTTCGGGGGCGAAGGGCAGGCCGTTGCGGTCGACACTGGAATTGGCGCGGAACCCCTCGCCCCAATTGGCGTGGAAGGCGAAGCGGGGATCGGGGCGGAAGCGCACGCCGCCGCGAAATTCGATCGGGTTGCGCGTCAGCCGGCTGACGCGGCCGGCGATCTTGTTGTCGATCGTCTGGTCCAGATTTTCATAGCGCATGCCGCCCACGACGCTGAAGCTGTCGGTGACCTCCCACATGTCCTGCGCATAGGCGGCGACCGATTTGCGGCGCTCCGCCGTGACGGTGAAGGGGACGAGCGGGCCCGCTGTGCCGCCATAGACGGGATTGAACACATCGATTGGGTAGGGGTTGGCAGCGGTCGGGCGGAAGCGTTCCTGATAGGTGTCGAAATCCAGGTCGTAGAGCGTCACGCCGAAGCTTGGCCGATGCAGGCCGAGCAGATCGACGGTGCCGCGCACCTCCGCCCGCCCCGACCAGTCGGTCAGGTTCCAGTCGCGATAGCGACGCTGGCGCCGCACGACGCCGTTCACTGGTAGCGACGATGTCTCGGTGGAGAAGCCGCGGATCGTGGCGTCGCGGTAAGCCGCACCGCCCACCATCGTCCAGCTTCCGCCCAGATCCTGTTCCAGCGTCACCTCATGCCGCCAGTTGGTGGAGGATACGCGGCCGTCCGCCGGCTCGCCCAGGAAGCGGCGGCGCGACACGGCCTCCGCATCGTTGCCGATCGCCGGGATGCCGCGGTCGAAGGGCGAGCGGAACTCGATATATTCGCCCTGATAGGTGAGGGTCGTGCCGTCGAGGGGGCGCCAGCTTGCCGAGGGCGCGAACAGGCGGCGGCGCAGGTCGACATAATCGCGAAAGCCGTCGCTGTTCTCGATCGCGCCGACCAGCCGGATCGAGAAGCGGGGGTCGAGAAGCGATTCGACATCGGCCTCCACCCGCCACGTGCCGAAGGAACCGCCGCTGACCGTGGCCCCGGCACCGGTGCGGAACTGCGGCTTCTTGGTCACGACATTGACGATGCCGGCAGGATCGACCGCGCCGAACACCGCGCCGACCGGACCTTTCAGCACCTCGATACGCTCGACATTGGCGGGATCGCGCGGCGGGCCGAAGCCGCGATTGGCCAGAAAGCCGTCGACGAAATATTCCGCGCCGGTATCCGGCGTGCCTAGAAAGCCGCGGATCGCATAATTATCGCGCAGGCCACCCAGATTGTTCTGCTGCGAAATACCGCTGACCAGTTCCAGCGCGTCGGCCAGGCGGCGCACGCCGTAATCGTCCAGAATGCTGCGATCGAGCGCGATGCTCGCCTGCGACATACGCTCGGTGACGATGTCGGAGCCATTGACCCGGTCGACCCGGCGGCGGCCGAGCACGACGATATCGTCGACATTGTTATGATCGTGCGCATGCGCATGGTCGTCGTCGGCGGCCTCCGCCTGTTGCGCCGCTGCCGGCAGCGCAGGTGCGGCAAACAGGATCGCGGCCATCGCCAGCCAGCGCGCGCGCCCGCCCACCGGCACCCGCGTCGTCGTCGTCATCGTCATGCTTGTCCCCGTACGCCGTCATTGCAGCTTGCGTTATGATACACCGTCTCATAGTGGGACTGTGTTGCGGTGCAAGGTGAAAACGGCGGGCATGCCGGGATCGACCGGTTCCGCTCGGGCTTTGACCTCTTATGGAGTGTACGTGTCGCCATTATACCCGCTGCTGCTGTCGTTGGCCGTGATCCAGCCGACCCCCGACCCGACACCGAATGTGAATCCGCCCGCGCAGGATCCGGCGCGGCCCCGCGTCACCCTGCCGCCGGCCATGCCCTGGTCGGGGCGGAGCGAGGCCCTGATCGCCAAACCGGGCGATCCCTGGATCACCCCGGCCGAGGCGAACGGCTTCACCGCCACGCCTTCCTATGACGAAACGCATGCATGGATCGACCGGCTGGTCGCTGCATCGCCGCTGCTGTCGCGCGAGGTGTTCGGCCGGACATCGGAGGGGCGCGCGCTCTATGCGGTGCGGGCGCATCGTGGTGCCGCGGGCAAGCCCGTCGTGCTGATCCAGGCGGGCATCCATTCCGGCGAGATCGACGGCAAGGATGCCGGATTGATGCTGTTGCGCGACATTGCCCTGCGCGACAAGGCGGACCTGCTGGCGCAGGTCGATATCGTGTTCGTGCCGATCTACAACGCCGACGGGCATGAACGGGCGAGCCCGTATAACCGGCCCAACCAGCGCGGGCCGAACAATCCGGGCGAACGATCGACGCCGCAGGGGATCAACCTGAACCGCGATTACGCCAAGGCCGACGCACCCGAGACGCAAGGGATGCTGGCGCTGCTGCGGCGGCTGGACCCGGTACTGTATCTCGACATGCACGTGTCGGACGGGTTCGATCACGGGTACGACGTGACCTATACCTTTGCCGCCTGGGGCACCTATACCCAGTCGCCCGCGATCACGGCGTGGCTGAACGGGTCGTTCCAGGCCGGCGTCGATCCCTTTGTGCGCCGGATGGGGCACCACCCGCATTTCTATCCCAGCGCGATCGACGAGCGCGATCTGTCCAAGGGATTGCGCTTCGCCTCGGAGGGGCCACGCTATTCGACCGGCTATGGCGACTATGCCCGCATCCCCACGGTGCTGGTCGAAATGCACTGCCTGAAACCCTATCGGCAACGCGTGCGGGGCGCCTATGCGATGATGGAAGGGGCGATCCGCCAGACCGCCCGCGACCTGCCTGCGCTACGGGCCGCGATCGCCGCGGACCGTGCTGCACGACCCGATACGCTGACCGTGAAATGGGAACGGCGCACGACCCCGATCGCGCAGGTGCCCTTCACCGCCATGGCGGCGCAACGCTATCGCTCGCCCGCCTCGGGGGAAGAGGAACTCCGCTACCTCGCGCGCACGGAGGAAACCCGCGTGCCGGTGATCGGACAGGATGCAGTGGCACAGGTAATGCCGCCGCGCGCATGGTGGGTGCCGGCGAGCGCCACCGCAGTGATCGCCCGGCTGGACCTGCACGGCATCCGGTACGAACGGATCGCCGCGCCGCGCGAGATGACGCTGGACCGCGTGCGCCTGAGCGAACCCAGGCTGGGGCCGGTCGCCGATGGCCGGGTGATGCTGTTCGCCGGCGGCTTTCATCATGCGCCGGAGACCGCGCTGTGGCGCGTCGGATCGGTACGTGTGCCCTATGATCAGCCGCGCGGGCTGCTCGCGGCCGCGTTGCTGGAGCCGGAGGCGGTCGACTCGCTGCTCGCCTGGGGCTTCTTCCCGGAAATGCTGCAGGCGAATGGCGCGATGGAGCGCTATGCCAGCGTACCGATGGCGGAAGCGATGCTGGCACGCGATCCGGCGTTGAAGGCGGCGTTCGAGGATCGGCTGCGCCATGACCCGGCCTTTGCCGCCGATGGCGCGGCGCGGCTGGCCTGGTTCGTGGCGCGCTCGCCCTATGCCGATGATCGCTACCTGCTGTATCCGGTCGGGCGCGAGGTCGAGGGGCGATAGCTATTCGACCAGCATCCCCTCCGGCGGGGTGCGGACGATGAAATGTCCCTTCACCCCTTCCGGCCACTGCTTGAAGGGGACGCGGCCATGCTCGCTATCGGCATAGGCGGTCGCGTAATCGAGCAGCGCGCGTGCCGCATCCGCGTCGGGCGCGAAGCGGCCAAGGACATAGCCGACCTTGGCCGCCGCGCGCAGATGCACGGTGCAATGTTCGGTGCAGGCGAACAGGCAGGGCATCGTCTCCACCGTCACCGCGGCATAACGCGGGTCGAGCGCCTGCACCACGCGCAGCGCCTCGGCCAGGCGCGCGCCGCCGCGCTGGCCATGTTCGTCCTCGCGCGCGTCGGCGGAAAAGCGGCAGGTATCGCAGACGACGAGCGAGGGACCGGGAGCGGCGGGCTTCAACTGCATGGAGGGTCCTTTAGAAGATCAGCGTTCGAACAGGCGGTCGGCAAGCGGTTCGCGCGCCTGCCAGCCGCGGCGTTCCAGTTCGGGGATGTCGGACGGGTCCTGCGGATAGCCCAGGCACAGCACGCCGATCAGCGTCCAGCCGGCCGGCACGTCCAGCATCGCGGCAACGGGCAGCGGATCGAGGATCGATACCCAGCCGAGCCCCAGTCCGCGGGCCCGCGCGGCAAGCCATAGCGTGTGGATCGCCATCACGCTCGAATAGCGCAGCATTTCGGGCATGGTCGCGATGCCAAGGCCGTGGCCGGCGGCGGGACTCTCGTCGTTGAACACGGCCAGGATCTCAGGCGCTTCCCGCAAACCGTGGAGCTTCAACGCGCGGTAATGCGCCGGGTCGGCCTGTTGGCGCGCAGCGTCGGCATTGCACGTGTCGGCATGGGCCGCCAGCCGGGCACGCAAGGCGGGGCTGCGGATGCGGACGAGGCGCCAGGGCTGTGCGTTGCCGACCGAGGGGGCAAGCGTGACGGTGGCGAGCAGCGCCCGCCACAGCGGCGCCGGTATCGGGTCGGTGCGGAAATGGCGGACATCGCGGCGCCAGGCGAGCAGTTGCTCGAACTGGGCGCAAAAGGCGGCATCGAACTGCGGCGGCGTCACCGGGCATCCTCTCCCCGGCGCAGCAGATAGGTGTCCATGATCCAGCCGTGTTCGGCCCGCAGCGCGGCGCGGGTGGCGACGATGCGCGCCGCGACATCCGCCAGCGGCCCGGCATCGATCGCCTGATGCGGCATGCCGAGATAGGCGCCCCACCAGATATGCACGCCCAGCGGCGGCAGGTCGGCAAAGGCGCAGTGGCCGTCCAGCATGACCGCCAGCGTATCGACACCCGAAGGCCAGCCACCATCGCGCAGGCGGCGACCGGTGGTGACCAGCACGGGCGCGGCCAGCGCGTTCAGCGGCACGCCATGTGCGGCCGTCAGTGCCTGCAGGCTGGTGATGCCGGGAATGAAGGACAGGCGGATACGGGCGTCCAGCCGCCGTGCGATACGGATCGTGCTGTCATAAAGCGAAGGGTCGCCCCAGACGAGCAGGGCGAGGCGGCCGCCGTCGGGCAGATGGGTGGCGATCTCGCGCGCCCAGATCGCGGCGATCGCGTCGTGCCAGCGATCGACTGCGTCCAGATAGTCGGGCTGCGCTTCCCGCGACGGCAGGTCGAACTCCACGACACGCGTGGTGTCGGTCAGCACATCGGCGCAGATCGCGCGGCGCAGGTCGATCAGGTCGGACTTGGCGGCGCCTTTGCGGGGCAGCAGGATCAGGTTGGCGGCGCGCATCGCGGTCTCTGCGGCGCGGGTCAGGTGGTCGGGATTGCCGGTGCCGATGCCGATCAGCGCCAGCTCTATCGCCATCGGCGCGCTCATCGCGCGGCGACCATGTGGAAGAAGGTGCCGGTCACGGTGCCGCGATGCGACCCGGTTTCGATCACCGCCGCGCCGGTCGCGTCGTGGACCTGCGCCAAGGGCGCATCGGGCTGGGTGATGACGGTCGAATAATGGAACTCATGGCCGGCGAGACGGCGGCCTGCGGGCAATCCGGCCATGGGGACGTTCAACACCGCTTCGCGGTAGCCGAGATGCATGCGGCGCTTCTCGTAGCTGGTGACGAGGCCGAGCAGCCCTGCCATGCGGTGCCGGGAGCCGCCGGCATCGATCAACCCCTCGCCCA encodes the following:
- a CDS encoding DUF2793 domain-containing protein, yielding MTEVSARMRLPLLAAGQAQKEVTHNEALALIDLMVQPAVVEVGRDAPPAAPVPGEAWVVGRTPEGAWAGHADALAGWTGGGWRFVVPWAGFAVWNRADRSPARFDGEAWRRAGPVPVIGAPAGGDAIDAEARVAIGSMLALMRAQGWITG
- a CDS encoding OmpA family protein; its protein translation is MRKIAIVLALASTALASPALARDKSWYVGVEGGAMIVEDIDYDITGSRTGVASVDHDYGYDVDAVMGYDFGGFRLETEVGYRKATVDGFSSTTLTNTGIGAGTVAAGNYDYAGGSSSALSFMLNGLLDFGEDDSIQGFVGGGVGVARVKANYALNQRADFLDDSDTVFAWQALAGIRAPLSENLDATLKYRFFNAENVRLVDIANNTHDGRFRSHSILGGLTYNFGEPTPPPPPPPPPPPPPPPPPPPPPPAPEVVCSPGPFIVFFEWDKSDITPEAASILDNAVTQYQSCGNAQVMLAGYTDTSGAAQYNVGLSQRRADAVKAYMTSRSIPDGVISTEAFGETRLRVQTADGVREVQNRRVEVTYGPGSGQ
- the bla gene encoding class A beta-lactamase, with the translated sequence MFDPSPHLCRRALLAGMIAAPVVGARQAMAAPHNLADLAADLERRIGGRLGVAHFVPRTEMLRGHRLEQRFPMCSTFKLLAVAAILARVDGRRDHLDAPVAVREADRVAHAPVTGPHIGGTMTLADLCAAAMQESDNVAANLLLRRLGGPAGITAYAQSLGDRATRLDRWEPDLNSALPGDPRDTTTPAAMARLAGRILEGDSLRPPSCALLRRWMTQTRTGLTRIRAGLPHSWSVGDKTGSGANGTANDVAWFHPPGRDPAILAIFLTDTQASATARDAVFATIAHHVAARR
- a CDS encoding YgfZ/GcvT domain-containing protein — protein: MNETTPGTTLETRAVLRLSGDDVRGFLQALVTQDVALLTPQTPQWTALLSPQGKVLFDFLLWADEDAVLIDAEADQAEALLRRLALYRLRRAIAIERTDLAVHWNMQGDRGVPDPRLAALGHRWLAPAGVAAQGWDAHRLRLGVTEGVGELGAGETLWLECNARELNGVSFTKGCYVGQENTARMHHRSKVNRRLIVAPLGEAGDRTRATYPELGLMVEHRRVEALGDALIPAWLAPALA
- a CDS encoding dihydroorotase codes for the protein MTTFDLTLTGGTVHTPGGPIRADVGVRDGRIVHIGPVGDAGRRVDCTGLDILPGVIDTQVHFREPGLVHKEDLASGSRAAVMGGVTAVFEMPNTKPNTDSAEAIADKLSRAKGMYCDHAFYVGATHHNPQALAELERMPGTAGVKIFMGASTGDLLVSDDETLSEVLRHGARRVAIHAEDEDRMNARLSERIDGDPASHPVWRDDESALLATRRILRLAREAGRRIHILHVTTPAELEYIAGHKDIATCEVTPQHLTLAGEEAYPRLGTWAQMNPPIRSGAHRDGLWHWLNQGVPDVIGSDHAPHTVEEKAKPYPQSPSGMPGVQTLLPLLLDHAAHGRLTLQRVIELTSAGAQRVFGIVGKGRIAAGYDADFTIVDLKKRWTVEEPWLQSRCGWSPFTGVELTGKPVGTIVRGQVAMWEDTLADAPTGAPINFESVAFG
- a CDS encoding DUF1134 domain-containing protein, translating into MAAGGPGTAQVRTIDPNQAIDSDLQTQPSPPPRATTPSRPAQPAPVPPQDTPSTPPPATTGQSGSEARATATTQASETFERDDLLAAGEGVFGKGAEGLGGMLERILKEQGRPNAYIAGREASGAFVVGVRYGSGIMTHKVEGQMPVYWTGPSLGFDIGGDANKVFVLVYNLYDTEELFHRFPAAEGRLYFVGGFAATYLRRGNVVLIPVRLGVGWRAGVNVGYMNFTHNSRWLPF
- a CDS encoding TonB-dependent receptor, translating into MTMTTTTRVPVGGRARWLAMAAILFAAPALPAAAQQAEAADDDHAHAHDHNNVDDIVVLGRRRVDRVNGSDIVTERMSQASIALDRSILDDYGVRRLADALELVSGISQQNNLGGLRDNYAIRGFLGTPDTGAEYFVDGFLANRGFGPPRDPANVERIEVLKGPVGAVFGAVDPAGIVNVVTKKPQFRTGAGATVSGGSFGTWRVEADVESLLDPRFSIRLVGAIENSDGFRDYVDLRRRLFAPSASWRPLDGTTLTYQGEYIEFRSPFDRGIPAIGNDAEAVSRRRFLGEPADGRVSSTNWRHEVTLEQDLGGSWTMVGGAAYRDATIRGFSTETSSLPVNGVVRRQRRYRDWNLTDWSGRAEVRGTVDLLGLHRPSFGVTLYDLDFDTYQERFRPTAANPYPIDVFNPVYGGTAGPLVPFTVTAERRKSVAAYAQDMWEVTDSFSVVGGMRYENLDQTIDNKIAGRVSRLTRNPIEFRGGVRFRPDPRFAFHANWGEGFRANSSVDRNGLPFAPETGRGWEVGAKVVLPSFRAAASWFHVSKQNVLVTDLAEPNFLTTGRIRSQGVEFDGEVDLARGVRLIGNYAFTDAKARDPNIPSSDVLNVPRHAGTLQLFATVPVGAQHVDLAAGASYVGPRAAALDGSDLRLDGYVKAKASIGYALTDRITARIEVDNILNQTYAQSSYSAQWIYPGAPRSVLASLSVRY
- a CDS encoding M14 family metallopeptidase; translated protein: MSPLYPLLLSLAVIQPTPDPTPNVNPPAQDPARPRVTLPPAMPWSGRSEALIAKPGDPWITPAEANGFTATPSYDETHAWIDRLVAASPLLSREVFGRTSEGRALYAVRAHRGAAGKPVVLIQAGIHSGEIDGKDAGLMLLRDIALRDKADLLAQVDIVFVPIYNADGHERASPYNRPNQRGPNNPGERSTPQGINLNRDYAKADAPETQGMLALLRRLDPVLYLDMHVSDGFDHGYDVTYTFAAWGTYTQSPAITAWLNGSFQAGVDPFVRRMGHHPHFYPSAIDERDLSKGLRFASEGPRYSTGYGDYARIPTVLVEMHCLKPYRQRVRGAYAMMEGAIRQTARDLPALRAAIAADRAARPDTLTVKWERRTTPIAQVPFTAMAAQRYRSPASGEEELRYLARTEETRVPVIGQDAVAQVMPPRAWWVPASATAVIARLDLHGIRYERIAAPREMTLDRVRLSEPRLGPVADGRVMLFAGGFHHAPETALWRVGSVRVPYDQPRGLLAAALLEPEAVDSLLAWGFFPEMLQANGAMERYASVPMAEAMLARDPALKAAFEDRLRHDPAFAADGAARLAWFVARSPYADDRYLLYPVGREVEGR
- a CDS encoding DUF1636 domain-containing protein yields the protein MQLKPAAPGPSLVVCDTCRFSADAREDEHGQRGGARLAEALRVVQALDPRYAAVTVETMPCLFACTEHCTVHLRAAAKVGYVLGRFAPDADAARALLDYATAYADSEHGRVPFKQWPEGVKGHFIVRTPPEGMLVE